The following are encoded together in the Leuconostoc mesenteroides subsp. mesenteroides ATCC 8293 genome:
- a CDS encoding type I 3-dehydroquinate dehydratase has translation MTLRELLNIPSSTNKPIIAVPLTLGPTDKISPFAQKLQQQNPDIVEWRADYIADDFSQAVMWQQVKAGAQSELAQKDVSAMTEAKMLSEIDNAKQEFMANWPQINVQIIKELTGTVFNSIGGFPVLLTYRTVAQGGRGEMSPTEYATFMITALHSGFPFAAVDVEYTLDEPLRQSIMDAANKANIPVLLSYHDFESTPKNLPALISDMADTSADIIKLAVMPESEKDVDYLLQTTKNVNISQPLITMSMGEIGKSSRIEGYEYGSEMTFAVLDGTQGSAPGQLTINELLQAWQ, from the coding sequence ATGACATTAAGAGAACTATTAAACATACCTAGCAGTACGAATAAACCGATTATAGCAGTCCCCCTAACTTTAGGACCTACGGACAAAATTAGTCCGTTCGCTCAAAAACTACAACAACAAAATCCAGACATTGTTGAATGGCGGGCAGATTACATCGCAGATGACTTTAGTCAGGCGGTTATGTGGCAACAAGTTAAGGCTGGGGCACAAAGTGAATTGGCGCAAAAAGACGTTTCTGCCATGACAGAAGCGAAAATGTTGTCAGAAATTGATAATGCCAAGCAAGAATTCATGGCTAATTGGCCACAAATAAATGTTCAAATTATTAAAGAGTTAACTGGTACGGTGTTTAATAGTATTGGTGGTTTTCCGGTGTTGTTAACATATCGTACGGTTGCACAGGGTGGTCGTGGCGAAATGAGTCCAACCGAGTATGCCACTTTTATGATTACTGCTTTACACTCGGGATTTCCGTTTGCAGCTGTTGATGTTGAATATACATTAGATGAGCCGCTACGACAAAGTATTATGGACGCAGCCAATAAAGCCAATATTCCAGTATTACTGTCATACCATGATTTTGAATCTACCCCTAAAAATTTGCCAGCTTTAATCAGTGATATGGCTGATACTTCAGCAGATATTATCAAATTGGCTGTCATGCCTGAATCCGAAAAAGACGTTGATTACCTATTGCAAACAACTAAGAACGTCAATATTTCGCAACCATTAATCACGATGAGCATGGGAGAGATAGGTAAAAGTAGCCGTATCGAGGGATATGAATATGGGTCAGAAATGACCTTTGCAGTACTTGATGGTACACAAGGAAGTGCTCCTGGGCAGCTGACAATTAATGAATTATTGCAAGCTTGGCAATAA
- a CDS encoding shikimate kinase, which produces MIKEPDTLMLIGFMGAGKTTVGKEIARQHHSKFVDIDSEIERAAGKSIAEIFEERGEAGFRELETKVLNNVQTFDGVVATGGGVVERPENLEILRHSPATIIYLHGNLESTIGRLILEGQRPLLQEKSTAEFFALWQERDPKYEEVANFTVETVGKTPARIAAEIIALFSANEDELALLQLRSQIDAFDRQIFKIISERFQIVEAVARYKEKFGIPTIQQDRMLKLRKELKSDFSTSVDITDDMIDGIMTILMQAAIDKENRQLNR; this is translated from the coding sequence ATGATTAAAGAACCAGATACATTAATGCTTATTGGGTTTATGGGTGCTGGGAAAACGACTGTGGGTAAGGAAATTGCTCGGCAACATCATTCAAAGTTCGTAGATATTGATTCTGAAATTGAACGTGCTGCCGGTAAATCAATCGCAGAAATTTTTGAAGAACGTGGCGAAGCCGGCTTCCGTGAGTTAGAAACCAAAGTTTTAAATAATGTGCAAACATTTGATGGTGTTGTTGCCACGGGCGGGGGTGTAGTGGAACGACCAGAAAACTTAGAAATTCTGCGCCATTCTCCAGCGACAATTATTTATTTACATGGCAATTTAGAAAGTACTATTGGCCGCTTAATTCTTGAAGGACAGCGCCCGTTACTTCAAGAAAAATCGACGGCGGAATTCTTTGCATTATGGCAGGAACGTGACCCAAAGTACGAAGAAGTTGCCAATTTCACCGTAGAAACAGTTGGTAAAACACCGGCGCGTATTGCAGCTGAGATTATTGCCTTATTTAGCGCTAATGAGGATGAACTAGCACTACTACAATTGCGTTCACAGATAGATGCATTTGATCGTCAAATTTTTAAAATTATTTCGGAACGTTTTCAGATTGTTGAAGCAGTGGCTCGTTATAAAGAAAAATTTGGTATACCAACGATTCAACAGGATCGTATGTTAAAGTTACGTAAGGAATTGAAATCAGATTTTAGTACTTCTGTAGATATCACAGATGACATGATTGATGGTATTATGACCATTTTGATGCAGGCTGCCATTGACAAAGAGAATAGGCAATTAAATAGGTGA